TGAGCTGGTGATTCCTCTCAGTTCAGTACAATTGATGCGTGAGCGGAAGAAAGATTCAGCAAGCGCTGAGACTCCAGCGCAAAATCAGGCACAGAAAAACAATCAGGCGGTGAAATCAGAGCAGGTGAAATAATGAAATTATTTTATTCTGCCAAATTTCTGATGTTGAGTTTTATCGTGGTTGTTGCGTTGGTGGCAATCGGTTTTTGGTTATATCTCAATGTGCAAGCGTCGATGCATGTTTCGGCACGCAATGCAGATATTCAGTTGTCGCATTCATTACCCACCAAAATCAATGTGGGAAACTATCTTGAAGCGCAGTCCATTGGGGTTTTAGACACTCAAATTAATCTGAATCAAAATATTGATTTGCCCTTGAAGGGTAAGTATCTGGCTGATTTAAAGTTTAGTGTAGACGTGCCTGTTTCTGTGGCGGTGGATTATCAAACTGAAGTGGTGATTGATGAAGTGATGCCACTTAGTGCCACGACGGATCTGGTCTATCAATCAAAGCTACTGCCTAAATTCCCTTTAAATATCGATATTCCTATTCGGCTTAAAGTGCCGTTTCATTTAAAGCAGAGTTATGACGTCCCAATTCGAATTGCGTTTGAAGGACCGGTGTATCTAGAGTTTGATGAACGTATAAATTTATATGTCGTCCATCAACTTACGCCGAAATTGAACGTCAATGATCCAATGACCATGCGTAAAATCGCCACCTTTAACGCCACCATGTATAACAGTGAACGCGATAGTAAAGCCGACTTAGACATGAACATGACCTTACCCATTAAAAATATTCATCCTTAAACAGCATTCAAAGAAGATTTGAATAAAAAAAAGATCGCTTGTTTTGTATTGAACAGGCGATCTTTTTCGTTAAATGATGACCACGTTTAAGTGGTTGAACTCAACTAGACTTGAAGTGTGTGTTTAATCGAATCTGCTATAGAGGTAGTAGCACGGCCGAGTATGTGTTCTAGGTCAGTGATTTCGCTGTACATTGCACCTTGAGTTGCTTGTACATCTGCATCGACGATTACCTCAATCAGCTCAGGTGCTAGACCTGCTTGCGCTAAGCCTTGTTTGTAATCCTCAGCGCTTAAATTCTGGTAGCTGATGTGTTTTGAAGATGCTTTAGATATTAATTCTGCCAAATCACTTAGCGTAAATGCCTGCGAACCTGCAAGTTCATAGGTCTTATTATGGTGCTCAGTGCCATTTAACACATGCGCTGCGGCTTCTGCATAATCTTGACGCGTTGCTGAACTGATTTGTCCATCTGCTGCTGCGCCAAATAAAATGCCTGTTTCGATCACATGCTGAAGTGAAGCCAAATAATTTTCGCTGTACCAATTATTACGAAGTAAGGTGTAGCTTAAGCCACTTTGTTTAATG
This genomic window from Acinetobacter sp. TGL-Y2 contains:
- a CDS encoding SDR family oxidoreductase: MNIAITGATGQLGRFVIESLIQLNSQHHIIALVRDLEKASVLKAQGIEIRHFDYDQPQSLANALKGVDKLLLISANEVGRRTLQHKAVIDAAKIANVPYIAYTSLLRADTSPLGLAQEHRETEALIKQSGLSYTLLRNNWYSENYLASLQHVIETGILFGAAADGQISSATRQDYAEAAAHVLNGTEHHNKTYELAGSQAFTLSDLAELISKASSKHISYQNLSAEDYKQGLAQAGLAPELIEVIVDADVQATQGAMYSEITDLEHILGRATTSIADSIKHTLQV